The genomic region TAGCCAGGACTCAGACAATTATCGACCTGGCAAGGCGCTTTCTCAGCGAAATTCCAACCAAAATTTATATCGAACACGTCGCGAGAGGAGACCCCTCAAATGAAACGGAACAAAGATAGCCCTGCTCACACTTGTGAGCATCTCAAATCCATATGACCGCCGGCACCAACGACGCCGAGAGCCTCAAACTGGCCTAAACATTGTGTTTATGTCCAGAAAAAATAGAGGCTAACCCAGTCTGCCCTGGTTCTAGCCGCACCGTAAAAAAACGATGTTGCAAGAAAAACCGGGCGCATACAAACCTAAATTAACATAGACCCTGGATTAACTAATCCAGGGTCTAATTTATTTAATTAAAAAAAGACAAACCGTCCTTGTGTCATTCAGAGAGAAGCGTGGAATTCTTGAACTAATAGATTATTCGTTTCACTCCGAAAGACGGTTTGTCTTTTTTATTTTGGGGAAGTAGTTTTATTTACCTTTGAGAGCGTCTTTTAAAGCTTTGCCAGACTTGAATTTTGGAATAACAACTTCTGGAATGTCAATTTTTTCATTCGGCTTTTGCGGATTCACGCCTTTGCGGGCATGCCTGATTTTGGCAGAAAAAGTGCCAAAGCCGGTTAAAACAACTTCTTCTTTTCTTTTCAAACTGTCAGTAATAAGCGCCAGCATGCTTTCCAAAACTTCTTCAGCCTGTTTTTTGGTTAGGTTTGTTTTTGAGGCTAAAGCCTCAATGAGAGCGGCTTTATTCATATGGGTTTGAATTATGAATTATGAGATCTGAATTATGATTTATTAAATTGTTACTTCAGTATTAATCCTCTCTATTTTTATAGCTTTTTGGGTTTTGGGATTTATTTCCAGATAAACGCCATTAATCTGGCATAAACCTGATTCTGGAATTTCACCCGGTTCGTTTATTTGGGTTAGATAATTTTTAATAATTATTTTTTTATCCAAGCCAATGACAGAATTTTTTGCGCCTATAAAACCCAAATCAGATATGTAGGCAGCGCCATTATCTAAAATCCGTTCATCAGCAGTCTGTACATGAGTATGGCTGCCGATTAAGGCTGAAACTCTGCCATCAAGATAATAACCCAAGGCTACTTTCTCGCTGGTGGCTTCAGCATGAAAATCCACAATTATGCCTGCTAGTTTGTCCTTTTTGTGGTTCTCCAGGATTTGATTAATGGTTTTAAACGGGTCGTCAAAATCTTCCCTGAAAAATACTCTACCCACTAAGTTTACCACAAGCAGAGTATTTAGGCCAATTTTAACAATTTTTTCACCTTTGCCGGTTGTGCCTTCAGGATAATTGGCTGGCCGCAATAAAGGTGAATCTTTTTTGTTTAATATTGCATAA from Patescibacteria group bacterium harbors:
- a CDS encoding HU family DNA-binding protein, yielding MNKAALIEALASKTNLTKKQAEEVLESMLALITDSLKRKEEVVLTGFGTFSAKIRHARKGVNPQKPNEKIDIPEVVIPKFKSGKALKDALKGK
- a CDS encoding TIGR00282 family metallophosphoesterase; translation: MTPIKILFFGDIFGKIGRQAITKALPDLKDKYQPDLIMANVENLAHGKGVTEPTIKEMQEIGIDVFTSGNHVWDKNDVYAILNKKDSPLLRPANYPEGTTGKGEKIVKIGLNTLLVVNLVGRVFFREDFDDPFKTINQILENHKKDKLAGIIVDFHAEATSEKVALGYYLDGRVSALIGSHTHVQTADERILDNGAAYISDLGFIGAKNSVIGLDKKIIIKNYLTQINEPGEIPESGLCQINGVYLEINPKTQKAIKIERINTEVTI